DNA from Gramella sp. MAR_2010_147:
TGGTATCAATATAACTTTTTATGCCATAGGAGCTTTAATGGGCATGTTTGATCAGGGCTTAATTATTGGCGCTTTTTACGTATGCTTTATTGTATTATGGGGTTATGGCCTTATTACTGCAATAAAAGGAGAAACACGCGAGGTCCCTTTTCTAGGACCTCTATTTCAAAAATGGTTTAGTACAATTACATAATGACTACAGAATTTTCACTGCAACATATTATTAGAAAACCTAAAAAAGAGCTTTCAAAAGCTCCGGTTTTAATACTTCTTCATGGGTACGGAAGCGATGAAAACGACCTTTTTTCTTTTGCTGAAGAATTACCGGAAGACTTGTTTATCATTTCAGCCAAAGCCCCGTACACCATGCAACCCTACGGAAACGCCTGGTATGCTATTCATTGGGATAATAACGATGGTAAATTTAGTGATGATGTACAGGCCATCACCTCCCGCGACACTATACGTGATTTTATTGACGAAGTGATAGAGAAATATCCGGTAGATCCAGATAATATCAATCTTCTTGGGTTTAGTCAGGGAAGTATCTTGAGCTATGCCGTAGCCCTTTCCTATCCTCAAAAAATCAGGAATGTAATCGCTTTAAGCGGGTATGTAAATAAAGGAATTATATCGAAAGGATTTGAAGACAATGATTTTTCAAATTTGAGTTTTTATTGCTCCCACGGATCTGTAGACCAGGTAATTCCTGTAGATTGGGCTAGAAAGACCAAACCCTTTTTAGATGAACTTGATATTGAAAACTCCTATTCAGAATTTCCCGTGGGACATGGAGTAGCTCCTCAAAACTTCTTTGAATTTAAAGACTGGCTAATAAAGCGAATTTAATATTGTGGGTAGATAAATGATTTTTCAGTAAAAAACTGAATGTCACCATCTTTGGTTACATCATAGCTTAAGAATACTTCCCCCCAATAAGTACCATCAGTAAAGTCGGCAATAACCCATTTGTGGTTTAAAACTTTAATTTTATTAATGCGCATATCTCCTTCCATCCCATCCACAGGAATAAGTGGATTATCTTCCCCTGCCTTATTTTTACTTATAATGGCATCTTCAATCCTTAGAATAAGATTATCATAATCAATGCCTTTATTCTCAAAATATGTAATGGCGTCTTCATTATTCTTCAGGCTGAAGTAATCTTCACTGTTGGTAGAGTTCATTGAGTTTTCAGCATCAGCTTCAACTTGCTCCAGCTTCTCCTGAAGATTCTCTATCCTTTCCAGTTTGGAATCCAATATTCTTTTATCATTTACATAAATAAAAATGCAGAATAAAAGAGTAAAAATGAACAGATACATCAATATCTTGTTTCCCATGCTAAACCGTGATTTTTAAATTATCAAAAGCCAGATGAACGTTTTTTGGAAGGGTTTTCTCCACTTCTTCATGAAACCCCAACATATGGCTTATATGTGTTAGATAAGCCTGTTCTGGCTTAACTTTTTCAATAAATTCTAATGCTTCCTCTAGATTAAAATGAGAATGATGAGGCTCAATTCTCAGCGCGCTCACTACCAGAACTTTTAGATCACTCAACTTCTCAACTTCTTTTTCTTCAATAGATTTAAGATCTGTTAAATAAGCAAAATCTTCCATCCTGAACCCAAATACCTGTAATCTATTATGCATAAATTCAACCGGGGTTACAGTTAAACCATGAAAATTGAAAGGTTTATTCTCTATAATATTTTCAATGACACCGGGTGCTCCTGGATACTTATTTTCAGTAGCAAAGATATAATCAAAGCGTTTTCTAAGTGCACTTAATACTCTTTTATGAGCATATACGGGAATATCACCCTGTCTGAAAAAAAAAGGTCTTATATCGTCAAGGCCTGCGGTATGGTCATTATGCTCGTGTGTATAGAAAATTGCATCGAGTTTCTTAACATTATTGGCAAGCATTTGCTGCCTGAAGTCTGGGCCACAATCTATAAGAATATTAAGATCGTTCCAGGTAATAAGAATAGACACCCTTAACCTCTTGTCTTTGGAGTCTGTACTAAGGCATACCGGATGTTCACTTCCAATAATTGGAATCCCCTGTGATGTTCCTGTTCCTAAAAATGTTACGTCCAAGCCGTGTTATTTTTAGCACAAAAGTAAATATATTTTTTTGTATGCCTACCGCTTTTAGTACTTTTGAAGTATACATACAACATTGTTTATTTAAAAGGAAAAATATGCCAATTACTATCATGGGCGATAAGGAATTTGAAAATGTTCCTTCTATTAATAGCAAAGCCCTTCGTATCAATTTAAATGAAAATATCTACGGGACATTTTCTGAGATTGGTGCTGGTCAGGAGACAGTGCGTAATTTTTTCCGAGCTGGAGGGGCATCAGGAACTATTGCAAAGGCAATGAGTGCCTATGATAAAGACTTTAGTGATGCGATCTATGGGGTTGAAAATGACCGTAGATATGTTACAGAGGCAAGATTAAAAAAAATGCTCGCCCATGAGACCGGACTTATTGAAGAAAGGATTTCCCGAGAAAAACATCCTAATAAATTATTCTTTACCTACGCAAATACAGTGGCAACCATAGATTTTGCCAAGAAATATAAAGGTCATGGATGGGTTGGAATCAGGTACCAGGTGGAGCCTGGAGAAGAATACAACGAGATTCTTCTTCACATAAGATTTCATGAAAATGACGCCAGACATCAGCAAAATACTTTAGGGATTTTAGGAGTTAACCTTATTTACGGTGCTTATTACAAGTACGACAATCCTAAGAAATTACTTAGATACTTATATGATCATATCGACAAAGATCAGATTGAGATTGATACTATCAATTTTTCTGGTCCCAGATTT
Protein-coding regions in this window:
- a CDS encoding alpha/beta fold hydrolase, encoding MTTEFSLQHIIRKPKKELSKAPVLILLHGYGSDENDLFSFAEELPEDLFIISAKAPYTMQPYGNAWYAIHWDNNDGKFSDDVQAITSRDTIRDFIDEVIEKYPVDPDNINLLGFSQGSILSYAVALSYPQKIRNVIALSGYVNKGIISKGFEDNDFSNLSFYCSHGSVDQVIPVDWARKTKPFLDELDIENSYSEFPVGHGVAPQNFFEFKDWLIKRI
- a CDS encoding MBL fold metallo-hydrolase, with the protein product MDVTFLGTGTSQGIPIIGSEHPVCLSTDSKDKRLRVSILITWNDLNILIDCGPDFRQQMLANNVKKLDAIFYTHEHNDHTAGLDDIRPFFFRQGDIPVYAHKRVLSALRKRFDYIFATENKYPGAPGVIENIIENKPFNFHGLTVTPVEFMHNRLQVFGFRMEDFAYLTDLKSIEEKEVEKLSDLKVLVVSALRIEPHHSHFNLEEALEFIEKVKPEQAYLTHISHMLGFHEEVEKTLPKNVHLAFDNLKITV